GTATTGGGAACCATGATGTGAAGGCCGGTGATGGGTCCGGCTGCGGCGCCGGAGCTAGCAGAACCAGTGGAGCTCTTACCTGTGGCGCCGCAGCCGGTAGCCATCAGGGCGATGCCGGCAGCAACGGCGGCGATTCGCAATGCGCGGATCTGGCGCATGGTGTTCCTCTTCTCAGTATGGAAATTCTGTGCAGGGCGGTCAGCATTGTGCCCCTGTGGATTGATGCTAGGTCCCGGCGTGACGGTGATCACTCTTGTGTTCGCAGTGATCTTTAAGTTCATTGCGTTCACGCTTTTGCCTTCGCAAAAGACCCGGCGCAGCTGATCCTCAGCGTGCTTAGGGTATAGTTCCGATACGCCAAGGCGGACTACTTTTGAAGCTGTTAGCGGCCCTTGCAAATTGGAATCACCAAAGGATCCAAACAGTGTCTCGACTGACTCGACGGAGAGGGATGTCCCTGGCCGGGCAGTACCTTGTGCTGCAGTTGTTGATCGTTTTGGCGGTTCTGGTTGCCGTGGTAGCCATCTCCCTGGCCCAATCTGCCGCTGCCTTTGAACGCACTGAAGGACGCCGGGCCTTGTCCGCGGCAGAGGCCTTGGGCAACAACCCGACAGTGCGTGCGCTGTTGCCCACCGCCGAATCACGCAATGGGTCAGCCCTTCCGGCCGTGGCCGAATCCGTTCGGACTGTTTCCGGCTCCTCCCACGTGGCACTGGCAAAGCTTGACGGCACGGTGGTGGCCTCCTCGGATCCCAGCCAGCTGGGCAAGCCACTTCTATTGGGCGACAGCAGGGTGAAGGAAGGCCGGGCCTGGACCGGAGTCCTCGCCGGTAATGAAGGAAAAGTTCTCTCAGCACACGTGCCGGTACTGGACGACTCCGGAACCATGATCGGCATCGCCGCCATCAGCAGGAACTATCCATCCGCCCTTGAACGGCTGGAAGACGTGGTGCCCAACCTCCTCACCTACGTGGGCGTTGCCAGCGTTCTCGGCGTAGCCGGTTCCCTCCTGTTGTCCCGCCGCGTCAAACGGCAAACGCTGGGAATGGAGCCTCGGGAGATCACCGGACTGGTGGAAAACCGTGAAGCGATGCTGCAGGGCCTGAAGGAAGGCGTGGTGGCGCTGGACCCGCACGAGCGGATTACGGTGGCCAATGAGAGCGCCCGACAACTGCTGGGATTGCCCGCAGACTGCGTAGGCCGGAAACTCGGGTCCCTTCACGTGGACAGTGCGCTCAAAGTGGTACTCACCCGGGAACAAACGGACCCCGACCAATTAGTGCTGGTGGGGGACAGGCTGGTGGTCATGAACAGGGTGGCCCTCAGATCCCGTGGGCGCGACATCGGCTCCGTGACAACCCTGAGGGACAGAACCGAATTGTCGTCGCTGGAACGTGAACTCGGTGCCACCCGGACCGTGACCGATACTTTGAGGGCCCAGGCCCATGAGTTCGCCAACCAACTGCACGTCATTTCCGGCCTGATACAGATTGGCGAATACGATTCCGTGGTGCAGTTCGTCAACGGCGCCACCGTGGACCGGACGCGGCTTAACGACGAAGTGACCAGCCGCATCCAGGACCCTGCGCTCGCAGCCCTGCTGATAGCCAAAGCCAGTTTGGCCACCGAGCGCGGGGTGGAGCTGCAACTCGACCCCCAGTCCGCCCTCCCGCGCGTTAACGAGGAACTGTCCCGGGACCTCACCACCGTGGTGGGCAACCTGGTGGATAACGCGTTCGACGCCGTGACTGGCCTCGTTGGGGCGTCGGTGAGTGTGTTGGCGGTCAACTCTGCGGACGGTGTTACAGTCACCGTCCGGGACAACGGTCCAGGAGTGCCCTCCGGCTCCGCTGAGGACATTTTCAGGCAGGGCTTTTCCACGAAGGAGCCGGGTCCCGGCGACGCCCGCGGCTTTGGCCTGGCACTCTCGCGGGTGATATGCCGGCGCAGCGGCGGCGACCTGACAGTGGCCAACGACCATGGGGCCGTTTTCACCGCACGATTCAACAAGCACAATTCGGATTTCAAAGGGGCAGCGTAGCCGTGATCAAAGTACTGATTGTCGATGACGACTTCATGGTGGCCAAGGTCCACGCAGGGTTCATCCAGCGAACGCCGGGGTTCGGTGTGGTGGGGGTGGCCCACACGGGTGCGCAAGCTCTCCTTGAAACGCAACGGCTGCAGCCGGACCTGGTGCTGTTGGACATCCATCTCCCTGACATCAACGGCCTGGACCTGATGCATCAGCTGCGGGACGTGGCCCCGGACCTTGATGTGCTGGTGATCAGCGCAGCGCGTGAAACTGAAACGGTGCGCAAGGCACTACGCGGTGGCATTGTGCACTACCTGATCAAGCCGTTTTCGCAGTCTGATCTTCAGGAGCGTTTGCAGCACTACCTGAATGCCTACCAAGGGCTTGATGCGTCCAAGAGCGAGGCGGAGCAATCCGACGTGAACCGGGTGTTTGGGCTCGGCGTATCCGAGCGGACGTTGCCCAAGGGCTGCAGTGTAGAGACGCTGGAACTGGTGGAAGCTGCCCTGAAATCAGCGCCCGGCGATGTCTCCGCGGCCGAAGTGGCCGAACAATTGGGGACCTCACGCGTCAGCGCGCGCCGATACCTTGAGTACCTCCACGATGAAGGTGCGTTGGAAGTCAGGCTTAAGTACGGCGTCGGGCGTCCCGAAAGAAGGTATGTGCTGAAGGCGCGGTGACGACGGTGTCGAGCACTTGCGCCAAGCCTGGCCGAATAGGCAATTGATAAGCTGGACGCACGTCCAAGATCAGCCTTTCTGACAAGGAGCGTGAGTACTGTGCCAAAGACCGGCAAGAACGATCATGCCCGCAAAGACGAACTCCCATCCACCCTGCAGCGCTCTGAGCAGAAGGCCCAAGACACCTTCGCCAAGACCTACGATTCCGCCATGGAGTCCTACGACAACGATGAGAGCCGTGCGGCCCGCACCGCATATGCGTCGCTGAAGCACAGCTACGAGAAAGTCGGCGACCACTGGGAGGCGAAGGAGGAGCGAGGCCCTTCTGACCAGCACGCGGAAGAGGGCGTTGAATCAACGAAACCCACGGCCGGGGGAGTGGACGCCAATGCCTCCAAGGAGCATCTCTATCAACGTGCCCAGGAACTGGACATTAAGGGCCGTTCGAAAATGAGCAAGGACGAGCTCGTCGAAGCTCTGCAGAAAGCCAACGACGCCGCGACCCGGAAGGCGCGAGGCGGCTAGTCTCTGCCGGATTATTGCCCGTATAACCACCCACGGCCCTCATCAGAGTTTCGGACCGAAACGGTCACCGCACCTCGTCATCCGGCGGCTTTCCACCCTAGGGCGGGTCCCAATTTTCCTGCGATGTCGGTGAGGATCTGCACGTAGTCCTCATGTTCAAAGCTGAACGGCAGTGCGAAAGCTACCTCGTCGACTTCCTGGAATCCAGCATGGGCGTACAGTTGCTCGGCGATTTCAGCGGAGGTCCCGATCACATCCGGGGCGAACAGCATACCCTTCGGCCCTTGGGGCGCCCGCGTGCGGGGAGTGCGTTCATCGACGTAACGCTGGTACTTCTCCCGCTGGGCATTCGAAGCGGAATCTGTTGGGATCACCACCAAGCCCTGTGAAACCCGGGCAGTGTTTCCGGCCGCTGCGGCGGCCTCGCGGTACGCACGAATCTGCGTCTGTTGGACCGTGGCAAAGTCCGGCTTCTGGTCCTTATCCGGGAAAATCACGCTGCTGGACAGAAGATTGAAACCGTTTGCCCCGGCCCAGACGGCAGACTTCATGCTGCCCGCTCCGTACCAAAGGCGGCTTCGCAGCCCGGGAGAGTGTGGCTCCACCCGGTTGGAGAATTCCTCCACAACACCTTGCTTGCCGGAGAACTCCCGGACCTTTTCGCCGGCGACCAGGCGGGCAAACCGCCCTACGCGGGCATAGGAGAAGTCCTCTGTTTCTGAGGAATCCGGGAACAGTTCATGCTTCACTGTGTCGTAGTGCATCGGTTCGCCCACGCTCAGCCCTGGATTGATCCGTCCCCCGGCGAGCAGATCCACGGTGGCAAGGTCCTCCGCCAGACGCAAGGGATTTTCCCAACCCAGCGGGGTTACTGCGGTTCCGAGTTCGATTCTGGACGTGCGCTGGCTGGCGGCGGCCATCACTGCGACGGGGGAGGAGATCCCGAATTGCAAGTGACGGTGCCGCAACCAGGCGCTGTCGAACCCCAATTGCTCACCGAGTTCGATGATCTCCAACGTTGACCGGTGGCCGGCGGCCGGATCCGCGGGGTCGAACAGGCCGATAGTGAGAAATCCAAGCTTGCGGAGGGGGCGTTCGGGGCTGGGCATGGACTTCCTTCGCGATCGATCGGCAGTTACTGCCCAGAATAGGTGCGGGTACCGGGGACGACGGCGGGACGTTACCTTTTGTGATGGATCGGCGGGTTGCCGTTACGCTCGGCAGGCCTGCGGAGACGGATCATGCGGGGCTGGGCGTGGGCGTGATATCCAGACGGAACCGTGCCATCTGGATAAGGATTGCCGGGATTGCGACGGCAATGACGGCAGCCGCGTACCACTGCAAGGTTGGGACCAGCCCCAACACGGGGACAAGCTGGCCGGCGATGATGACGGGTATCCCGAATGCGAGGTAAGCGACCGTGTAGATGCCGGAGAAGACGCTAGCGCGTTGGTGCGGCTGAACGTGCGGGGCTATTAGCCGGAGCTGGCCGCCGAATGACGCGCCGAAGCCGATGCCTCCGAGCGCTGCACCGATCCAGACGGCGGGCAGCCACAGTGCGCTGATTCCGAGAAGGACCGCGATCGTCCCGAGAAGGGTGAGTGATGTTCCAACCAAGGTGCTGCGCCGGGCAGGATGCTGGTTGAAAACGAAGTTTGATATAGCGGCCGCGAACGGGCCGAGGAAAGCCGTGAAGCCGGCCACCAGGCCGCCGTCCAAAGTGAACTGAAGACGAAGCATCACGGGCGAAAGTCCGAGGAAGAAGGCAGGAAACAT
This window of the Arthrobacter sp. StoSoilB5 genome carries:
- a CDS encoding LLM class flavin-dependent oxidoreductase is translated as MPSPERPLRKLGFLTIGLFDPADPAAGHRSTLEIIELGEQLGFDSAWLRHRHLQFGISSPVAVMAAASQRTSRIELGTAVTPLGWENPLRLAEDLATVDLLAGGRINPGLSVGEPMHYDTVKHELFPDSSETEDFSYARVGRFARLVAGEKVREFSGKQGVVEEFSNRVEPHSPGLRSRLWYGAGSMKSAVWAGANGFNLLSSSVIFPDKDQKPDFATVQQTQIRAYREAAAAAGNTARVSQGLVVIPTDSASNAQREKYQRYVDERTPRTRAPQGPKGMLFAPDVIGTSAEIAEQLYAHAGFQEVDEVAFALPFSFEHEDYVQILTDIAGKLGPALGWKAAG
- a CDS encoding sensor histidine kinase; translated protein: MSLAGQYLVLQLLIVLAVLVAVVAISLAQSAAAFERTEGRRALSAAEALGNNPTVRALLPTAESRNGSALPAVAESVRTVSGSSHVALAKLDGTVVASSDPSQLGKPLLLGDSRVKEGRAWTGVLAGNEGKVLSAHVPVLDDSGTMIGIAAISRNYPSALERLEDVVPNLLTYVGVASVLGVAGSLLLSRRVKRQTLGMEPREITGLVENREAMLQGLKEGVVALDPHERITVANESARQLLGLPADCVGRKLGSLHVDSALKVVLTREQTDPDQLVLVGDRLVVMNRVALRSRGRDIGSVTTLRDRTELSSLERELGATRTVTDTLRAQAHEFANQLHVISGLIQIGEYDSVVQFVNGATVDRTRLNDEVTSRIQDPALAALLIAKASLATERGVELQLDPQSALPRVNEELSRDLTTVVGNLVDNAFDAVTGLVGASVSVLAVNSADGVTVTVRDNGPGVPSGSAEDIFRQGFSTKEPGPGDARGFGLALSRVICRRSGGDLTVANDHGAVFTARFNKHNSDFKGAA
- a CDS encoding response regulator, which codes for MIKVLIVDDDFMVAKVHAGFIQRTPGFGVVGVAHTGAQALLETQRLQPDLVLLDIHLPDINGLDLMHQLRDVAPDLDVLVISAARETETVRKALRGGIVHYLIKPFSQSDLQERLQHYLNAYQGLDASKSEAEQSDVNRVFGLGVSERTLPKGCSVETLELVEAALKSAPGDVSAAEVAEQLGTSRVSARRYLEYLHDEGALEVRLKYGVGRPERRYVLKAR
- a CDS encoding ChaB family protein, producing MPKTGKNDHARKDELPSTLQRSEQKAQDTFAKTYDSAMESYDNDESRAARTAYASLKHSYEKVGDHWEAKEERGPSDQHAEEGVESTKPTAGGVDANASKEHLYQRAQELDIKGRSKMSKDELVEALQKANDAATRKARGG